DNA from Drosophila suzukii chromosome 2R, CBGP_Dsuzu_IsoJpt1.0, whole genome shotgun sequence:
GTCTTGCAGCTCACTTTTTAATGAGGCATATGCAGAGTGATTTAAGGATTTTTCCTTCCTACTTTCCGCAAATCAACCCAATTAGCGACTGCAGTCGGAAACTGAATTTCATCACGTATACGACATGTGGCGCGAACTGATGCCATCATTAAGCTCCCTCAATGGCAGTCataaaaatctattaaaaatcaatttgttaGCGCCAGCTGTGGGTTGTCTTTTCCCAATTCGAAGTCTAGAACTTTATCCACATCTAGTGGTTGCCTAATTAAAGCCCTCGACCTGGTAAATGCATGAAATGGAAAATTAATAAGCGCAACACGTGCAGCGGTTTTTCTTTTCTCCTGCCAACATGTTTTCCTATTTTTCCTCAATACTTGGGTGGGGGAAAGTCAAGGCCTCCTGGACATAGGCAATCACAGAGTTTGTCGGGAAAACCGCTTTGAAGTCTAATAGGATTAGTTCGGCCCCATTTAGGGCGTGTCTGTCTATGACAAATAAACGCCCTTCTGCGACTGTGAGTCTATATTTCTTTGGCAAAAATAAGATTCAATAATCTAAAGCAAATATTTGGCAGTCTCATATATAACTAGACGAGGATTTCTTATATGAGTAAATATTTATCATATCCTTGGCTGGCTTTGGTGTCGGTGCTGTTGAAAACAAAGATTAAGGTCACCACAGGCGAGGAATCTTTTTTCTGTCTTGAAAAAGTAATAAACAAAATTCTACTAAAGCTGTCCCGAAAATGAATTGTAATACCTTAGCTTAGTTCATTTTCTCGGGAATTacaggaaaataaaaaaaactgcAGTTCTAAATTTACTTATTTCTAGATAACTGAATATatgaaaaaattgtttttcaatGAAAGAACCAACACGATTttctttataatttgtttttccccTTAAACGCCATTTCACATAATTTAAACATTGAAGGTTGGTAAAtgaaatatatctttaaagattTATGCTTgcaaataatatatatttatttttataaaatataccCTAAAACGATGAAACAGCAAATTGAGGCGCACTAGTTAATGTAGATGTAAATATATAGTTAAAGAGTTCCAAGTTCCAAGAGTTATTCCTTTTGAAGTCCATTTTCTTTGATCCTTAAAGCCAGTTCGTAATGATATTAGCCATCACCTAGGCCTTGTCAATCACGCGATCGTTGAAGACAATCCTCAAATCGGTCTTGGCCATGTTGCCGAAGGCGCCCACCAGTTCCGTGAGATTGGCATTGGGCAGTCGCCTGTCGAAGGGATAGCCCATGGTGCGTCTGTCCGGATACAGTTTGTCCTTCAGACCACAGAACGAGTAAGCCGTGCTGCAGGCATCGTTGGCTCTAATGGGCGACAGGGAGATGGAGGTCAATAGATGATGGGAAATTGGGCTTGGGCCACCACCCCACAACCACTCACGTGTTGGGCTGCTGAACGGCATCCTGCGTGTAGTCGGATATCATGACGAACAGATCGAAGAGCATGCCCTGGGCGTTGCCCTTGGGCAGCAGGAGGTGCTGTGGCCACCCACAGCCGCAGAAACGGAACCGGGCCAACTCATCGGCGGCCTTGGGCTGATAGTCCGCTCCAATCGGCCGGAACGAGCGCTCGAAGGGAATGGCCACCGAGGACTCCGTCGATTGGCGGCGGATGGTGTTCACGCCAGGCACCACTGGGGATTAATCAAGTAATGTTAATAAGTCAGAAGGGGAAGTACAAAGTGGATATCAGAGATTATTGGTTTACGTTTCAATTTACTGGCTTTAAATGGAAAATTTTCAATCTCTGgaatatttaagaaaatggTAACTCATTACCCCTATATGCCCCCTTTATGCATGATTTCCCTTAGGATCCGACgtttaattttaagaaaattgaAATGTACCCTTAATTTTGTATTAAGTATTGTTTCGATACTCACAATCAACCGTGAACTTGTCCATTTCAATGGCCATCTGTCGCTGCTCCTCCAGACGCAGTGGCATATTGCGCTCATCCACCTTGGGGCAGATGAAGATGCGGCAAGTTCCCGTCCGTTTGGCTCCATTATTGGTCACATTGAAGGTGTAGGTGAAGGGGGCATTCTGCAGATGCGTGAACGAGGCAAAGATATTGCCATCGGCCGAGGGCCCAAAGTCCAGACCAGCTGCCAAATCGGCACTCGACTTCTGCCAGTAGGTCAACAGGGTGTTGGGCTTGGCCGAACCCACGCCAATCTTGGCCTCGACATAATCAACGGTAACACCATCGAAGTCCAGCTCAGCAGCATTGTAGGGGTCCAGACGGGTCTTGAACTTGTTGAACACCGAGTCGATGAATCCGTGCCACCTGTAGAAAATGGGATCCCTCATGGCCGTGGTCACATCACCCATCACTCCAAAGGACTCCAAGTGCCGCTGATCGGGATCGTGGGCATAGGAGATTATGTTGTGTCCCTCGTTGTGCAGATTGCCGTAGAAATTATAGTTGACGGATAAGACTGGGGTAGCTTCAATCATGTTGCCCAGGATATCGATGTCCAATGGCGTGCGTTTGCCAGAGGGCTAAGgataataaaagtaaataataataaaatgagTCAGGATAAAGTGTTCCCTAACTTATTCAAGAAGAAACGTTCTTAATCAAGACGAAAGGTTGTGGAGTTTCTTTTTTAAGCTAATTGGAAAAAGAGGTAAAAGTTATTTTGATATTGTTTTTGAGACTATAATATTCATGCAAGTCCAGTtcgaattttgaattttgagtTCGACAAAAGGGTTTTGAGAAGATTTTGTTTTACTGAGGGTAAAACGTATACTAAACCATTTAAACTCTGATATTgctataaacattttttctatAAATCCCCAACTCACATCTTCGACATATCCTTGATCAATGGCAGCCAGCACACGATCGCGCCAGCGCTCAACATCAGAGATCTCGATATTCGCATCTTCGCGGTTCACATCGTTCAGCAGTTGGTTAGTCACTCGGGCGGGATAGGTGCGGTTATTCAGGCTGGACAAAATCTTGGGGAAGTAACCCTCGGGGATCTCGGTGCGAAGGTTGTTCAGTGGCTGCACCCTCTTCAGGTTGTTGCAGAAGCGCTCCACATTGTAGCGGGCCAGGATCTGGTGGTGCATGTAGTAGAAGAGCTCGCCACGACGATCCTTGTTGACCACCTCTCGGGGTCCGGTGGTGGGGTAGACCAAGTGCCAGTGCCAATGGTGGCTGTTCACTCCAATATCCTCTCGGAAGTATGCCAGGCGTTGCTCATCCTCGCGATCTGAGGCTGTGTAGTTGCGGGGAATGTCGATATGGACTCGTCCGCCGCTCTCCCCAATTGTTGAGGCCTCCTGACGGGCATCCTGCAATCGCAGAGTAAATTTATAACGTTAGTggtattaattaaaaaagaaaagaattCTAATTAGAAAAAGtctagattttttaaaaataatttttctgtCAAAGTTTGCCTTAAAGCAGGatcaaaaataaacttaaatgtACAAGTACAAAATTTTTAGACTGCATATAAGATTATACTTTGGCGTAGTTTttatgaaaaatgtttttaaaaaatctgttGGTAAAACTTTGCAACGTTTTAAAATTCCAAGAAATTTATTGGCAGTAATGTagtatatttttgttttcggAAAATTTAGAAAACCTTAGAATTTAGATggcaataaaataatattgatGTATCTCTgggttaaataaataaactcaaAGTTTATAACAAACAATTTTGCCATGGgattttgtttaataaattCTGCAATATCTGAATATGACGTAAACTTACTCGGAAGGCCGAGGGCTCTACAAAGTTGCTGGGGAAAACTTGGGAAATGTTGGTGATGGGCACTTCACGGGTATCAGGACGATGGGCAATGGCCACAGCATAGGCGTACTGGAACAGCACAGGATTTACACGATCCCTAAAAGAGAAAAGTACTTTCTATTCAACCAGATAAaggttaaaaatataatacttaCTTGGTGTAAACGGAGAGGGACACAAATTGCCTGAGATTGGGAGCAGCCATAAAAATGGTGATCAGCTCGCTGGCGATATCCCGATGACGATTGTTGAACAGGGAGAACTGATCCTTCAATCCAACCTTCTTGGTGAAGTCAAGATTGGGAACAGTGCTCAACTCCTGGATGGGGATTTTTAGATCCACGTCCTTGGAGAACCGATTGCCCACCTCCTCGGTGTCATTGCGATAGCGATCCGTATAGAAACTATCGGGCAGTTCCAGAACAGTTTTACCCGAGTCTCGGGTGGTGAAAGCCGGTTCCAGAGGTCGCTGGAACAGAAGCTCAAGGGCCTTCAAATCCGTATTGGTCATGGTTTTCTCTTTATTTATTAagttaaataaatttgaatttattataaatgcACTTATAACTTCACTCAACAAAGCCTGAGGGAGAACTGTGACTTTGCCTACGAAACGAAGGTCTTTTATAGCTAGTTGTAGTCcgacaaaaaataatttgataAATTTTTAACCACAGACTGCATTGGACGAGCCTTATTCTCACAGTAGCAAATTAAGTGGTTTTGCTGATAAGGtttaaaaaagcaaaaagTGCAATACCGCAAGAATTATTTAGCCGGAAACAGATAAGGGAGCCACAAATTTTCAAGTcatgaaaaatatattaaatattttgtcaTTTTATTGCCGCTATtaaatttctataaattttaaatatatacttGTTACTTAGAACTTTAAGAACAACATTAATAAtaccttgtttttattattttccaataCAATTTGATGAACAACTAATATAGTGACTACTAAAATGTCGCAAAAATTATTcttcctttaaaatattttccataaCCAATCAATATTTTTCAACTTCCGGCAAAAGTTATTATATCCGGAAAGGGTGCTGAAATTGagtttctaagtctttgccAAAAAGTACCAGGGAAACCTTTTTGCGACCACGCGAAATACAACTCCTGAAAGTAAACAGCCCCGAAGGTCGCCGGAAAAGCTTCTTATTCGCATAGAAATAACACCAAGAACTTAGTCAACAGGCTGCCACGCCTCCATTTAACACCCACCGCCCAAACGCCCAAATTGTGGCcataaattttgtttttggggCAGACTCTTCTCATCCTTCGACTTGGCCCATAAATTTGATTTTCGGGGGGTGAATAGCAAGGCATGTAACTAAGAACTAACAGCCAAGAGCTTTGATGATTAAAATATCTATACTGTAAATCAATTTTTGTCGCTTGGCCGTCTGGTCAGAAGAAGGATGTTGGCCAGAAAGCAAAGCGAATGGCAAAACTTTTGGCCATTGTCAATAATAAATGTTGCTGCCGACTTTGGCGTTGAAATGTGTGCGCATTAATCTGTGAAATTGACAGCAACAAAAACGAGAGTTTGCATAGAACTGCGGGTGGGGGGAAATTGAAAAGATGAATTTTCACAATTTCTGCACTTTGGCCATAACAACATGAAAATGACTTTTTATGCCCGACTTTGTTTGCCCAAGTCGACATGCTAGCAATATACCCTCATTTAATGCGAGGGATGTTACGTAATCTTAGATTTATCTACTTTTTATGGGTTCGCGTGGcgttttatataatttaaattaaagcttaaggaaatagataaatatatataaatatacaattttagttatttacttttatttatttacttttttattcatttattatgataaacttacttatataactttagaaaTGACCAACtatctaaataaataataaactgGAGGGTATTAAAATAAAGGGGAGCCATAAAAGTGACTTAGGTTTTATCCTATTCTTAAGgtatctaaaagtatgcagtcaCCGTTTTCCAAAAGGTATCCCTAAGATTTGCGGATTTAAAAGCCTACTTTTAGGCTACTTTATAAATGTTTTCAAAACCCCTAACCTATTTATTATGAGCAATATTAGACTGTTATATTTTCTAAGGAATAGTTAGAAATGGATAAATATTAatagatatacaaaattaataaaacctatttattaagtttaacatatatataacaaatttatttaataaatttatataataaatatatataattaaattccAAATTACAGAGAAAACTCAAGTCGTCTTCATCCAGAAAACACTTGAGTTTTCCGCTTGCTCCACGCAAATATTTATCCCAGCAATGTCATTTTTCATTGAATATTCAACGACAGCCATGGTAAATGTGCTCCAGATTCCTGGCCAAAAGACAAACTTgctttaattaattataaagTGTGAGCGTGTGTGTGTCTGAAGTCTTTGGAGGGTCTCAAGATTTAATTTGTTGAACTTGGCAGTGCGAATTGAGTTAGGACGAAGGAAGGCAAAAGCAAGAGTTTTGCGCGGGGACACGTGAAAAGTTCTTACTTACCGTCGAAAAAATACCCAAAACTTTTACCAACAAGTCCTAAAAACCATGCAACTTTGTAAAAGGCGCAAAGCACTCTTTTCGTATAGCTTTATGGCCCTAAGTCTTGCCCGTAAAAAGGATGGTGGCAATGCCTTAATTACCCGCTGgctaaaattttagatttcaGCTTAAGCACTCTGCAGCAAGTTTGATAAGCACATACCCCCTTGTATACCCTAAACTATTCATTAGTTGTGGGCAGGAACCGCAGGAATTTGCGGCAAGGTCTTATCAAAATTTCGAGGTGGCTTCGCTTTCAATTGTTTGCCCACTTGGGCATGAAACTGATTAAAGTTTCATGGCTATAATCTGTTTGCAACTTATCAGCTCGCTTAATGTGGGAGGGCTTTTATAAAGAGTGAAATGGGTTGAAAAAGGGTGTCGGAACTTAAACTGTGTTGTCCGATTTatctgaaaataaattaacgAACTACAATATTATCAtcttttctcgttttcatgAGTTTCCAGTATTTCTTCAGTTTTATACGTTTAATcagaattaaattaaatttgctTGAAACTTTGGTTTTAGATTGATTTCACTGTAATCCATTAGGCTCAGTAAGAATGTTTTTAATTGTTATATAAACACCCAACCCACTGCTTCCTGCACTTTAAACTGaattaatacaattttattttcagatatttgtttgctttaatttatttatgctttaatatttctttaattttttgggTAGGAATCCACCAAAGTAAGAATCCATTTAGTGACGATACTGTTTCATAATGAAACTAGGGGCCTTTCCGAAGACGGATGACAGCGTCAACTCGGCCAATTAACAGTTAGCCTTAATTAGTTTGGGACCGTTTCAGGGAAGGGTTCTTAGCCAGAATCAATGTTGCTTTCCTTGGCTTTCCTTGGCCATCAAATCAAGTGACAGGCGACTTTACTTAACTCCAGTGTAATGAGCCACACATGCATGCAAATCCCTGACATCTAATTAAAATTCATTCCTGAAAGGAAGTCCAGCTGATCCAGGGAAAAAGAGAAAGGGAAAGAAAGTGCTTGTCAGGGAGAGTGAAAGTGCAGGGAGGGAAAGTGAAGGGTGCGAATGAGTGATGCCCGTAGGACAAAGGAGGAAAAAAGGGGAAAGCAATATCAAAAGACAATTTTGTAGAGGAAGAAAGTGAATCGAATTTGGGGCTTACCTATATTTCGGACTTATAGAATAATAGTAAAATCtcccttaaatattttcaaagtaATAAGCATATATTACTGTGACCAAATAGGGGTCAAGTTCATATTTTACTATGAAAGTTGTTAAGCTTTATCATAGGGTATTTATAAGTTGATTAGTGGCAGGCCCTCTAACTTTGTCATTTGTCCCAGAGAGGCTTTTTTGCTGATGACAATCCCTGATAGCGAATTTCTCCTTTCTCTGTGGCAAATGCAACACATGGCCCGTCGGAAGTCCATTCAGTTACATTTACCGGCAACTGTTACTGTTCCACTAGGTAACTGTAACAAATCATCAACTGACGACATTGTCACATTTCCCACTTCATTTTGCTTTTGGCCCAGACAGGTGTAGgtggggagggggagggggttgGCCAGGGGAAAGGGGAAGTTGGGTTATTAGTTTCCCACCGCCTCGTCATCTGTCAAATGCCAAATTGCGGCAGCTGGTTGAGCTTGTGTCGCGCCGAATGCCAGTCGAACAAACTCCAATACAAACATACTTAACCAGTTGCCGCCACAATGTTTCTGTACATACACTGGGAGAAAAGGGAACAAGTAGTGCGACTTTAAAAAGACTAAAATCTCCATTAAAACATGGGAATTTATAGAGAATTGTTAAATAGAATTATAATTGGATTTAACTGGAGTAATGGTAATTCGAGTgttgatatatatatattatataaccatttaaatttgtaaaaaaaatattttttttcgtatAAAAACTGTTCAACTCCAATTCCTATTAAgattaaactttttttgttatagttaatatatacttttaatttattttctaattttttttagagTAGGTTGCCTTTGTTTTATAAGAAAATATCTTGATTTATCTTGCAGAAAAGTAATGCTAACATACAATTTCCAGCAAACTTTATtcagatatattttttatcaatcaAAAATATCATATATTGATGAAACATACACTTAATTATGATTTTACATCtatgttttataaaaatgtgttttaaattttttgtttagaaTAGGTTTGTCATAAAGGATCCAAGAAGAGCTTGCTGTTCACAAATTAGAATAGAATCTTgaatgttttttaatattgtaaAATACCTAAATATTTCTCTCAGTGTACTTCATCTGCCAGTCTGTGTCTGAGCGCAGGTAATTGAACAACATTTGTGGAATGACATGGAAAGAATTGCCGTGAATGGTGAGGTAGCAACGGCAACTGTAACAACAGGACCAACATCATCTGGTTGAACTGTCAAGGAAAAAGCGGACTGAGAAAGAGACGGGAGACAGGCTAAGTGAAAGAGACGGATGCTTGGACGAGTGTCGGATGATTTTCTGCAATATTAACTCGGTGGCCATATGCTCACCTCTGTAGATTTGTCATACGCACACTTATTTATTGTGCCCTTGAAGGAGGTTCTTTCACTTAATAAATTAGAGAAGAAAAATaagaacaaattcttttaatgtATCCAGGCTGTAAAGTTTAAGAAAAACTCGAAGAGCTTTtgttgcaatatttttttaaaggttAAATTTACCATGTTGAtgttattttctttaaaatattcaaaaatatgcATAAAAAGCCCCTTAGGTATTTTGATGTTATGATTTTTAAGAGTTCACGAAGTAGCCATGGTCACCAGGATGCTtgaaagattttatttttcccGTTTTTAATAAATTCTATAACCTTTCCCTACTTGGGGCGTTTTTTCTCGTTCAACCGTTGAACACGTGCCTCTAGAAATCCGCTGATCCAAGTGAGACCATGATGTTTGCTCCGATAACTGAGCTCGGTGTGAACAGGGGTCTCCATATCAACGGCAGGCAGTAGATTCAAATCCAGTCGGAACCCTCTGATGTAGTAGGTCGTTTTGGACTTAAAAGGACACTGCTTGGGAAAGTTACTGAAGCGTTCCATGACATTACGGCCCAAACGCATGAGGGGCACTTGATTGCGATTGGCCAACAACTGGCAGCCATCGGTGGTCACATTGAGCAGAACAAAGTCCTTCAAAGGACTCTTACGGGGCAGGACGATTTTCATGAAGAACTCATGTTCGGCAACCGGTTGCTTGAGCATAAATTCCATATGCCAAGTGCGACGTTTGGCACTTTTACTTATGCCGCAACGAAACTCCTTAAGAATCCTTGAATTCACATCCTCGCTGCTGCATGTAAAATTATCCGTTTGCATTTCGAAATTATTCTGAGAAATTCAAACCGAATTTAGTAGAGATTAATTTCCGCTCGTACATCACTCATACGCACCTTGGCCTCCGCCTCGAATTTCCAATTAGGCAGCAGGCAGAGGAAAATGACTACCCACACGTCGAAAGTCTTCGGTTTCATGTCCTTCAGCCGTGAGATCCAAACAAAACCAGTTCAATTATGCATTTCAACTGGAGTTGCGGCTCAAATGCATCGCCCAAATTGGAAATTCAAAACCATTATCTGCTGATGCGTGACTAATGCTGGAATAATAATCATCATTGTTATGATTGTGGCCTAAATCCAGAGTTAAATACACCTGATTGGATGCGTTTATTGAGCTGAACAAGCTCATTTGCTTGTCTAAAACAATGAGTTAACAAACAATAAACATTAAATGTACATATGCCAAGGCAAGATGTCTTTATATCTTAATTGTTTGAGTCAAACCAAAATCAGACCTAAATCAACCTTTATAATAGAATTCTCGGAATCTAGTAAGCTCTTGAAATGCCTTCTAAACTAAAGCTGATTTTAGTTTAAATAACTAATGGTTTAGTTTTATAATGGGATCATTAATGGCATTCCTCCATAATCACCCGTAATCTTCTTGTCAATTAACGCTTCTGCCTGAAAAAAGAGCTTATTATAAATGAGAGTAATTAGTCAAATGGATTACAACCTGTACAAATGAGCAGCTGGTAATTAACCATggcaaataatattttaatctGAGCTCGTGAGCTCTGGCTGCAACATTATGTATTGCAAATGCTCTGTGAtaattgtgtttatttttgtcAGTGTTTATAATACCAATGCAAAGGTGATATATTGGGTACAAAAACGCAGAAGAGAGTTTTTAAAGTTCATATTTTCAGTCCAACTTTGATATGGTATTTACGAATTGCACTTGCTTCAGCGAGGATCCTGAGAAAATGTTATCCAATTTGAAATGTGGTTTGAGTAAGAGTGTCAAAAGGCCCTCCTTCAACATCGAATTGCAATTCCAAAAGCCCGTGACCAGGTTCTTTGTGAATATGCGAATTGTTTTACCCCGACGCTTCGGCGGCGATTTCACTTTGTTCAATCTCTCTGGAATCGATGGATGTAGTCTGCTGTCGAACAAAAACCAAATCGCCTTCATCCAACTGGGCCGCAAGCATATGGATCAATTTAGTAATGTTCCCAAGCGATGTCCTTGGCCCAAGGATGTGCCCTACTATGTCCGCGGATTCCGTTCGGATATGGCCGCCATGCCGGCATTTAATTTCGAGTCCGACATGAATCTCTGGTTCGACCTGGTGGTGAATCAACACAAGCTGATCCGCGGATTCATCCAAAGCAGGGTTCAGCGCCGAAAGAGCCACAAAACCGGTGCTGGCGAGGATTTATCGGTGTAGTGCACTGCACAAAAATACTTAGTATTACATGTTTGTTCCTCAAAATGcactttgaaaatattcgttGAATAAAATAGTTTTGCAATATATATTGATCGGGAATTGTATTATATGTTATCTAAAGCTTTGCCAatttattcaaaaaatgttcggtaagaattttaaaaaaattgaagaCATTCTATATTTTTTCTGTAAATTTAGAAAACTATCTGCGCCTTaagaaaattttttgaaatagCAGTAAACTCGAAATATAT
Protein-coding regions in this window:
- the PPO1 gene encoding phenoloxidase 2, with translation MTNTDLKALELLFQRPLEPAFTTRDSGKTVLELPDSFYTDRYRNDTEEVGNRFSKDVDLKIPIQELSTVPNLDFTKKVGLKDQFSLFNNRHRDIASELITIFMAAPNLRQFVSLSVYTKDRVNPVLFQYAYAVAIAHRPDTREVPITNISQVFPSNFVEPSAFRDARQEASTIGESGGRVHIDIPRNYTASDREDEQRLAYFREDIGVNSHHWHWHLVYPTTGPREVVNKDRRGELFYYMHHQILARYNVERFCNNLKRVQPLNNLRTEIPEGYFPKILSSLNNRTYPARVTNQLLNDVNREDANIEISDVERWRDRVLAAIDQGYVEDPSGKRTPLDIDILGNMIEATPVLSVNYNFYGNLHNEGHNIISYAHDPDQRHLESFGVMGDVTTAMRDPIFYRWHGFIDSVFNKFKTRLDPYNAAELDFDGVTVDYVEAKIGVGSAKPNTLLTYWQKSSADLAAGLDFGPSADGNIFASFTHLQNAPFTYTFNVTNNGAKRTGTCRIFICPKVDERNMPLRLEEQRQMAIEMDKFTVDLVPGVNTIRRQSTESSVAIPFERSFRPIGADYQPKAADELARFRFCGCGWPQHLLLPKGNAQGMLFDLFVMISDYTQDAVQQPNTANDACSTAYSFCGLKDKLYPDRRTMGYPFDRRLPNANLTELVGAFGNMAKTDLRIVFNDRVIDKA
- the LOC108008223 gene encoding uncharacterized protein, with translation MKPKTFDVWVVIFLCLLPNWKFEAEAKNNFEMQTDNFTCSSEDVNSRILKEFRCGISKSAKRRTWHMEFMLKQPVAEHEFFMKIVLPRKSPLKDFVLLNVTTDGCQLLANRNQVPLMRLGRNVMERFSNFPKQCPFKSKTTYYIRGFRLDLNLLPAVDMETPVHTELSYRSKHHGLTWISGFLEARVQRLNEKKRPK
- the LOC108008224 gene encoding uncharacterized protein → MYCKCSVIIVFIFVSVYNTNAKSNFDMVFTNCTCFSEDPEKMLSNLKCGLSKSVKRPSFNIELQFQKPVTRFFVNMRIVLPRRFGGDFTLFNLSGIDGCSLLSNKNQIAFIQLGRKHMDQFSNVPKRCPWPKDVPYYVRGFRSDMAAMPAFNFESDMNLWFDLVVNQHKLIRGFIQSRVQRRKSHKTGAGEDLSV